The following proteins come from a genomic window of Candidatus Thiodiazotropha sp. CDECU1:
- a CDS encoding flagellar basal body-associated FliL family protein, which yields MAEEQTAEELDLGEEKSGKSKLIIIIAIVAVLLIGGGAAAYFLLMGGDEAVDEDAATSEQAEEAEVEQAPAQYIELKPPFVVNLPGRPSLLQIGVSVRVRSDEMVEFVKHNDPMIRHNLLNLLSAADAKALKGRETKESLQAEMLKELNRVVTELQGPGEVEALYFTSFVMQ from the coding sequence ATGGCAGAAGAACAAACAGCGGAAGAGCTCGATCTGGGTGAAGAGAAGTCGGGCAAGTCCAAGCTCATTATCATCATAGCAATAGTCGCAGTCTTACTCATCGGTGGTGGTGCTGCCGCCTATTTTCTGTTGATGGGTGGTGACGAGGCGGTTGATGAGGATGCGGCGACATCGGAACAGGCGGAAGAGGCCGAAGTGGAGCAGGCTCCTGCCCAGTATATCGAGCTGAAGCCCCCCTTTGTCGTAAACCTGCCTGGACGTCCAAGCCTGCTGCAGATCGGGGTCAGTGTCCGGGTTAGATCCGACGAGATGGTCGAATTCGTTAAACATAATGATCCGATGATTCGTCACAATCTTCTTAACCTGCTCTCGGCTGCAGATGCCAAGGCCCTGAAGGGGCGTGAGACCAAAGAGAGTTTACAAGCAGAGATGCTTAAGGAACTCAACCGGGTTGTCACGGAATTACAGGGCCCCGGCGAAGTTGAAGCCCTCTATTTCACCAGTTTTGTAATGCAATAA
- the fliO gene encoding flagellar biosynthetic protein FliO — translation MCRWPFIALFFSHSLYAADSAQKQLGVNVSPLGADSLLHTAGGLLFVLALIIGGAWLFKRYAQMPIGGKGLVRVVGGASVGARERVVVVEVENQRLLLGVAPGQVRKLHILQTSEQSFQNQLQSEKSGARLADSSQERS, via the coding sequence ATGTGCCGCTGGCCCTTCATCGCCCTTTTTTTCAGCCACTCCCTGTATGCAGCGGATAGTGCGCAGAAACAGCTGGGCGTGAATGTCTCTCCCTTGGGCGCCGACAGCCTGTTGCACACCGCCGGTGGCCTGTTATTTGTCCTGGCATTGATCATTGGCGGGGCCTGGTTGTTCAAACGCTATGCACAAATGCCAATCGGTGGAAAGGGATTGGTGCGAGTCGTGGGAGGGGCCTCGGTAGGCGCACGCGAACGCGTGGTCGTCGTAGAGGTCGAGAATCAACGCTTGTTGCTCGGTGTGGCGCCGGGTCAAGTACGTAAGCTGCATATCCTGCAAACCTCAGAACAGAGTTTTCAGAACCAGTTGCAGAGTGAAAAAAGCGGCGCTCGTCTGGCTGACAGTAGTCAGGAGCGGTCCTAA
- the flhB gene encoding flagellar biosynthesis protein FlhB, whose amino-acid sequence MAENENGQEKTEQPSAKRLLDAKRKGQVPRSRELNSMAVTMIGVTTLVVMSHTIGDGLSEMMSQSFVLTREQIFDINSMLIQLGERLFQVLLVLLPFFLLVIVAAIFSSVALGGFSISAEALTPKLSKMSPLKGLKRIFSARGLVEMLKALAKFVFIGGVTVLLLWHSLDKFLALHGMELSQAMQNLNGLIGWSVILMTSTLILIAAIDIPFQLWDHKRQLKMTRQELRDELKETEGKPEVKSRIRQLQREMAQKRMMQEVPKADVIVTNPTHYAVALQYDPQTMHAPKLLAKGADLVAMTIRQVGSEAKVPVVESPMLARAIYFHTELNAFIPAGLYLAVARLLAYVFQLRAYRTEGGEYPDLPDELSIPEEYQHSD is encoded by the coding sequence ATGGCTGAGAATGAAAACGGCCAGGAAAAAACAGAACAACCCTCGGCGAAAAGGCTGCTGGATGCCAAGCGCAAGGGGCAGGTACCCCGTTCCCGTGAGCTCAACAGTATGGCGGTAACCATGATCGGCGTAACCACCCTGGTTGTCATGAGCCACACCATTGGCGACGGCCTGTCGGAGATGATGAGTCAGAGCTTCGTCCTGACCCGGGAACAGATCTTCGATATCAACAGCATGCTGATTCAATTGGGTGAGCGACTGTTCCAGGTGTTGCTGGTACTGCTGCCATTTTTTCTGTTGGTTATCGTGGCTGCCATCTTCAGCTCAGTCGCCCTTGGAGGATTCTCAATCAGTGCTGAGGCGTTGACACCAAAGCTGAGTAAGATGAGTCCGTTGAAGGGATTGAAGCGCATCTTCTCGGCGCGTGGTCTGGTGGAGATGCTCAAGGCTTTGGCCAAGTTTGTCTTTATCGGCGGTGTCACCGTACTACTACTCTGGCACTCCCTGGATAAGTTCCTCGCATTGCATGGCATGGAGCTCTCTCAGGCAATGCAGAACCTGAACGGATTGATCGGCTGGTCGGTGATCCTCATGACCTCAACCTTGATCCTTATCGCGGCGATTGATATACCGTTTCAGTTGTGGGATCACAAACGCCAGTTGAAGATGACCCGTCAGGAGCTGCGTGACGAACTGAAAGAGACTGAAGGTAAACCTGAGGTCAAGAGTCGAATCCGTCAACTGCAACGGGAGATGGCGCAAAAGCGCATGATGCAGGAGGTGCCGAAGGCAGACGTCATCGTTACCAATCCGACCCACTATGCGGTTGCTCTGCAATACGATCCACAAACCATGCATGCGCCGAAACTGCTGGCCAAGGGCGCCGACCTGGTGGCAATGACCATTCGTCAGGTCGGTAGCGAGGCGAAGGTACCGGTGGTGGAGTCGCCGATGCTCGCGCGTGCCATCTACTTCCATACTGAGCTGAATGCCTTTATTCCTGCCGGACTCTATCTCGCGGTAGCTCGACTGTTGGCCTATGTCTTCCAGCTCAGGGCCTATCGCACCGAGGGAGGGGAGTATCCGGATCTGCCGGACGAGCTGTCGATTCCGGAGGAGTACCAACACAGTGACTGA
- the fliR gene encoding flagellar biosynthetic protein FliR, with translation MIFNEAQFNTWLAAYLWPMVRISAMLLAMPLFSSRQVPARFRLILVILITLLIAPTLPPQPQADVLSHTGFTIMLQQVLIGVLMGFVLQMVFGALVFGGQVIAYSMGLGFASMVDPANGVQVPVVAQFYLILATLLFLIFNGHLLSIELIADSFATMPVAMDGISRNGLLEVVAWGSRLFTGGLLIALPIVGAMLMVNMGMGVVMRAAPQLNIFSIGFPITMLLGFALIWVTLPNVFAVFNELLDEAFQHLMLTLQVTR, from the coding sequence ATGATCTTCAACGAAGCGCAGTTCAACACCTGGTTAGCGGCCTATCTCTGGCCGATGGTGCGCATCAGCGCCATGCTGTTGGCGATGCCCCTGTTCAGTTCCCGTCAGGTGCCTGCGCGGTTTCGGCTTATTCTGGTGATTCTGATCACCCTGCTGATAGCGCCGACACTGCCGCCTCAACCCCAGGCGGATGTACTGAGTCATACCGGATTCACCATTATGCTGCAGCAGGTCCTGATCGGCGTGCTGATGGGTTTTGTCCTGCAGATGGTATTCGGTGCGCTGGTCTTCGGCGGTCAAGTGATCGCCTATAGCATGGGTCTGGGTTTCGCCTCGATGGTCGATCCGGCGAACGGGGTACAGGTGCCGGTGGTGGCACAATTCTATCTGATTCTGGCTACCCTGCTGTTCCTGATCTTCAATGGTCATCTGCTTTCCATAGAGCTGATTGCTGACAGTTTCGCTACCATGCCGGTGGCGATGGATGGTATCTCGCGAAATGGTCTGCTTGAAGTCGTTGCTTGGGGGAGCCGGCTTTTTACCGGCGGTCTGCTGATTGCACTGCCCATTGTGGGGGCCATGTTGATGGTCAACATGGGTATGGGTGTGGTGATGCGCGCCGCACCGCAGCTGAATATCTTCTCGATCGGTTTTCCGATCACCATGCTGCTCGGTTTTGCCTTGATCTGGGTGACCCTGCCAAACGTATTTGCTGTCTTCAATGAACTCCTGGATGAGGCCTTTCAACATCTGATGCTGACCCTTCAGGTGACGAGGTGA
- the fliQ gene encoding flagellar biosynthesis protein FliQ, whose translation MSPDTVMSIGQNALEVIGILAGLVLLPALAVGLIIAMFQAATQINEMTLTFIPKLVVVGVVLMFAGNWMLHLLMNFSMNLIESIPELLF comes from the coding sequence ATGAGTCCGGATACAGTAATGTCGATTGGACAAAATGCACTTGAAGTGATCGGCATACTGGCTGGACTGGTGTTGTTGCCGGCGCTGGCTGTGGGACTGATTATCGCCATGTTTCAGGCGGCAACCCAGATCAACGAAATGACATTGACATTCATCCCCAAGTTGGTGGTTGTGGGTGTAGTGCTGATGTTCGCCGGTAACTGGATGCTGCACCTACTGATGAATTTCTCCATGAACCTTATCGAGAGTATTCCGGAACTGCTTTTTTAG
- the fliN gene encoding flagellar motor switch protein FliN, which yields MSEEKTTDPNEALADEWAAALDEQDETDSEDKAAAASFDELRDESGNDAVNMDAILDVPVTISMEIGRTKINIRNLLQLNQGSVVELDRLAGEPMDVLVNGTLIAQGEVVVVNEKFGLRLTDIISPSERVKRIS from the coding sequence ATGAGTGAAGAGAAAACAACTGATCCGAATGAAGCACTGGCAGATGAATGGGCTGCCGCACTGGATGAACAGGACGAGACTGATAGCGAAGACAAGGCAGCAGCAGCCTCTTTCGACGAACTGCGGGATGAGTCAGGTAACGATGCAGTCAATATGGATGCGATCCTGGATGTGCCGGTCACCATCTCTATGGAGATTGGCCGCACCAAGATCAATATTCGCAATCTTTTGCAACTCAACCAGGGCTCCGTGGTGGAGTTGGATAGATTGGCGGGTGAGCCGATGGATGTACTGGTCAACGGCACCCTGATCGCTCAGGGCGAGGTGGTTGTGGTGAATGAGAAATTCGGTCTCAGGCTGACCGATATCATCAGTCCTTCCGAGCGGGTGAAGAGGATTAGTTGA
- a CDS encoding EAL domain-containing protein: MHPYYPAPWQGIEGNFESLPKTFDTNSPARSYNARILIADDEPRARASLKEILRFTGYETTLAESGSEAIELLNTGTFDLILLDLNMPDLDGHKVMEHIDHYRLNCDIIVVSGETTFDHATMALRKGAQDFLRKPYAPDELLRSVANVIERRQLRAANQSIHLRLQESESLHKFIVNNSPDMIYLLDQEGKFAFINERVKSLLGYSQNEIIGEHFSKLILTEDMEKAQFTFNERRAGERATRSAELKLCSKNHNGTRFFESHVIPIELSSIGIYTTNDDNSKSFIGTYGVARDISERKQAEALIKYQLYHDLLTNLPNRSLFRDRLNMAMAQSKRSGKKLAVMYLDMDRFKIINDSLGHFVGDELLKLVGQRLRSELREADTLARVGGDEFNLLVPEINDIQDARNLAEKILRLTAEPYIIKNEEIFISFSIGISIYPSDGDTKDMLIKNADIAMYKIKNAGKNGYAFYSEKMKTHFSQSLDIENGLRKAISTNELCLYYQPQFDIKKGYMRGVEALVRWKHPEKGTIQPSEFISVAEESGLIIPLGEWVLRRACTDIKRWMEQEDISLLLSVNISMQQLEMDQFVAKAMKIIKRHDLPKNTLELEITEHAIMQDMEKAIDALTRLSHKGIRIAIDDFGTGYSSLGYLQNLPINTLKIDRSFVQSIKSSEDNSIIDAIIAMAKGLNLNLIAEGVENQTQIDHLSRAGCGLAQGFFYSHPVPEDELLRFIKANGFAKGHNASESRKAPEHDTPIQ; encoded by the coding sequence ATGCACCCATACTATCCGGCACCATGGCAAGGTATTGAAGGCAACTTCGAGTCCTTGCCCAAAACCTTTGATACAAACAGTCCTGCAAGAAGCTATAACGCACGTATACTGATCGCCGATGACGAGCCGAGAGCTCGCGCCAGCCTGAAAGAGATCCTCCGCTTTACAGGCTATGAGACAACACTTGCAGAGAGCGGTAGCGAGGCAATCGAACTGCTCAATACGGGAACCTTCGATTTGATCCTGCTCGACCTGAACATGCCTGACCTGGATGGGCATAAGGTAATGGAGCATATCGATCACTATCGCCTGAATTGCGATATCATCGTCGTCAGTGGCGAAACCACCTTTGACCATGCAACCATGGCATTACGCAAAGGGGCACAGGATTTTCTACGCAAACCCTATGCTCCGGACGAACTATTGAGATCGGTGGCGAATGTAATCGAACGCCGACAACTGAGGGCGGCAAACCAATCGATACATCTGCGGCTCCAGGAGTCCGAGTCCCTGCATAAATTTATCGTCAATAATTCACCCGACATGATCTATCTATTGGATCAGGAGGGTAAATTTGCCTTCATCAACGAACGTGTGAAGTCGCTTCTGGGCTACAGCCAGAATGAAATCATTGGTGAGCACTTCAGCAAACTGATCCTCACAGAAGATATGGAAAAAGCGCAATTCACCTTCAATGAGCGTCGCGCAGGAGAGCGCGCCACGCGCAGTGCAGAACTGAAATTGTGCAGCAAGAACCATAACGGAACCCGCTTTTTCGAGTCCCACGTGATACCAATAGAACTGAGTTCGATCGGCATATACACGACCAATGACGACAACAGCAAATCATTCATCGGCACCTATGGCGTAGCGCGTGATATCTCCGAACGGAAACAGGCCGAAGCACTCATCAAATACCAGCTCTACCATGACCTGCTCACCAACCTGCCGAATCGCAGTCTGTTCCGCGACCGTTTGAATATGGCGATGGCGCAATCCAAACGCTCCGGTAAGAAGCTGGCAGTCATGTATCTGGATATGGACCGTTTCAAAATCATAAATGACTCACTCGGACATTTTGTTGGTGATGAGTTGTTGAAACTTGTTGGCCAACGACTGCGCAGCGAGCTGAGGGAGGCGGATACCCTCGCCCGTGTCGGCGGTGACGAGTTCAATCTGCTGGTACCGGAGATCAATGACATACAAGACGCAAGAAATCTTGCGGAAAAAATTCTTCGACTGACGGCAGAGCCCTATATCATTAAGAACGAGGAGATCTTCATCAGCTTCAGCATCGGCATATCAATCTATCCTAGTGATGGCGACACCAAGGATATGTTGATAAAAAATGCTGATATAGCGATGTATAAAATCAAGAATGCCGGAAAGAACGGTTACGCCTTCTATTCAGAGAAGATGAAGACCCACTTCTCACAATCTTTAGACATTGAAAATGGTTTACGCAAGGCAATCTCAACCAATGAGCTATGTCTCTACTACCAACCACAATTCGATATCAAGAAAGGCTATATGCGAGGTGTTGAAGCCCTGGTGCGTTGGAAGCATCCGGAAAAAGGCACCATCCAACCTAGTGAATTCATCAGTGTCGCGGAGGAATCCGGTCTCATCATCCCACTTGGTGAGTGGGTGCTGCGCAGGGCATGCACGGACATCAAACGCTGGATGGAGCAGGAAGACATCTCATTGCTCCTCTCGGTAAACATCTCAATGCAACAGCTCGAGATGGATCAATTCGTGGCGAAGGCAATGAAAATTATCAAGCGTCATGATCTACCGAAAAACACCTTGGAACTGGAGATCACCGAGCATGCCATTATGCAGGACATGGAGAAAGCGATAGATGCCTTGACCAGGTTGTCCCATAAGGGTATACGCATCGCCATCGATGATTTCGGCACCGGCTATTCATCATTGGGCTACCTGCAAAACCTACCGATAAACACATTGAAAATAGATCGCTCATTTGTCCAGAGCATCAAATCCTCAGAAGACAATTCAATCATTGACGCGATAATAGCAATGGCCAAGGGGCTCAACCTGAACCTGATCGCCGAGGGTGTGGAAAACCAGACCCAAATCGACCATCTCAGCAGGGCCGGCTGTGGTTTGGCTCAAGGATTCTTCTACTCTCATCCCGTACCTGAAGACGAGTTGCTAAGATTTATAAAAGCAAACGGATTTGCCAAGGGCCACAACGCATCAGAATCGAGAAAAGCCCCTGAGCATGACACGCCCATACAGTGA
- a CDS encoding HDOD domain-containing protein, with translation MSFKQLAETIERDAGVSSKVITAANSPFYRQWQEISDIQRLLVVLGIRSVRTIAINSAVQQFFNQLSKQAGRALDEIWWQSLLCAQVTKALADLTTYRSPDEAYLAGLLHSLGQLALLQAFPDEYGTLLEQGLSGESLVKAEIEKFDYSSPQIGSHMIESWDLQSFLTDAVLYQHEPAENILDCSHLVKLVNLASQLSDKTEKPDNESLARADSLFGLNQTIVEGLVQEARQKASNAAQSLGISLASEKTDKQAQKQQQALAERVKQAALLGGGLEPMPETPDMVATMQQIQRDFDLLFGIQQICYLLQDQASKTLRPVSPTAQSNELLEEIAISTESDRSLAAAAFNRGSVCYSEDDENLSLMSVVDRQLARFLNQESLLYLPLNSHHSRFGLIAVGINASQWESLSGQKQLLTLFAGEAADLLQRQRNMLSQQQQMIEDERSSFHLEARKIVHEVNNPLGIINNYLHILGMKLGEDNQVVEELDIIKEEIARVGKIILRIRDIPDELEQQVKSVDINQLVQDLHKLFQSSLFTMHNITAELDLDSNLPSLDSQRGHVKQILTNLIKNAVEAMPEGGKLGIETRANAYINGKEHIEIQIIDNGPGIEKEIMDQLFTPVTTTKDSSHSGLGLTIVKNLVDELSGSINCTSNSGSGTRFQLYLPRTG, from the coding sequence GTGAGTTTCAAGCAACTGGCCGAGACCATCGAACGAGATGCCGGTGTCTCATCCAAGGTCATCACCGCTGCCAACTCGCCTTTCTACCGCCAATGGCAAGAGATCAGTGATATTCAACGATTGTTAGTTGTACTTGGCATTCGCAGTGTCAGAACAATTGCCATCAACAGTGCAGTGCAACAGTTTTTCAACCAGCTGAGTAAACAGGCTGGAAGAGCCCTGGACGAAATATGGTGGCAGTCGTTGCTATGTGCGCAAGTGACAAAGGCCTTGGCTGACTTGACTACCTATCGGTCACCCGATGAGGCCTACCTGGCGGGACTCCTGCACAGTTTAGGACAACTTGCATTGCTGCAGGCCTTTCCCGATGAATACGGAACCCTGCTTGAACAGGGCTTGAGTGGGGAGTCGCTGGTCAAGGCGGAAATCGAGAAATTCGACTATTCATCCCCACAGATCGGGTCCCACATGATCGAAAGCTGGGATCTGCAATCATTCCTCACTGATGCTGTCCTCTACCAGCATGAACCGGCTGAAAACATTCTTGACTGTTCTCACTTGGTTAAACTGGTGAATCTCGCAAGCCAGCTCTCTGACAAGACAGAAAAACCGGATAATGAGAGCCTGGCACGGGCCGATAGCCTGTTCGGATTGAATCAGACAATAGTGGAAGGATTGGTGCAGGAGGCCAGGCAGAAAGCGTCCAATGCAGCACAAAGTCTAGGCATCTCTCTAGCTTCCGAAAAGACGGACAAGCAGGCGCAAAAGCAGCAACAGGCATTGGCGGAACGGGTCAAACAGGCGGCCCTTTTAGGCGGCGGTTTGGAACCGATGCCGGAAACACCCGACATGGTCGCCACCATGCAGCAAATTCAGCGCGACTTCGATCTGCTGTTCGGGATTCAGCAGATCTGTTACCTGTTGCAGGACCAGGCTAGTAAGACACTGCGTCCAGTCAGCCCTACAGCCCAGAGTAATGAGCTACTGGAAGAGATTGCAATTTCCACAGAATCCGATCGCAGCCTGGCTGCAGCTGCCTTCAATCGAGGCAGTGTCTGCTATTCAGAGGATGATGAGAATCTCTCTCTGATGAGTGTCGTGGATCGTCAACTGGCACGTTTTCTCAATCAGGAATCCCTACTCTACCTGCCTTTAAACTCACATCATTCCCGGTTTGGGTTGATCGCTGTCGGCATCAACGCCAGCCAGTGGGAATCCCTGAGTGGGCAAAAGCAGCTACTTACCCTGTTTGCCGGAGAGGCGGCAGATCTACTCCAGCGGCAGAGGAATATGCTCTCCCAACAGCAGCAGATGATTGAGGACGAGCGGTCCAGCTTCCATCTCGAGGCGCGCAAGATCGTACATGAAGTCAACAATCCTCTCGGCATCATCAACAACTATCTGCATATTCTCGGTATGAAGCTCGGTGAGGACAATCAAGTAGTGGAGGAACTTGATATTATCAAGGAAGAGATTGCAAGAGTAGGCAAGATCATACTACGAATACGCGATATTCCTGACGAACTCGAACAACAGGTAAAAAGTGTCGATATCAACCAACTCGTACAGGATCTGCACAAACTGTTTCAATCCTCCCTGTTTACCATGCACAATATCACTGCGGAGCTCGACCTTGACTCGAACCTACCCTCTCTGGACAGCCAGCGGGGTCATGTTAAGCAAATCTTAACCAATCTGATAAAAAATGCAGTCGAAGCCATGCCAGAAGGGGGGAAACTAGGTATTGAAACTCGCGCAAATGCATATATAAATGGTAAGGAGCACATAGAGATTCAGATCATTGACAATGGCCCAGGCATAGAAAAAGAGATAATGGACCAGCTATTCACCCCCGTAACAACCACCAAAGACAGTTCTCACTCCGGATTGGGGCTTACCATAGTAAAAAATCTTGTTGACGAGCTTTCCGGTTCCATCAACTGCACATCCAATAGCGGATCAGGTACACGATTTCAGCTCTACCTGCCCAGGACCGGATAG
- the fliP gene encoding flagellar type III secretion system pore protein FliP (The bacterial flagellar biogenesis protein FliP forms a type III secretion system (T3SS)-type pore required for flagellar assembly.) has translation MKTWLLIIGLLSTTLLQAAPGVDAFTVATDGEGGQTYTLTIQVLLFMTALTLLPGALMMMTSFARIIIVLAILRQALGTQNTPSNQILIGLALFLTLFIMMPVFNEVNEVALQPYLAEQMDTTQALQAAAEPVKSFMIAQTREDDLALFARIGDFNELEEPDDVPFSLLLPSFATSELKTGFQIGFLLFIPFLIIDIVVASILMSMGMMMLSPMIISLPFKIMLFVLIDGWALVFGTLAASFQL, from the coding sequence ATGAAAACCTGGTTGTTAATCATTGGTCTGTTAAGCACTACATTGCTGCAGGCTGCACCGGGTGTCGATGCATTCACGGTGGCGACGGATGGGGAGGGTGGTCAAACCTATACCCTGACCATCCAGGTCCTGCTCTTCATGACCGCATTGACCCTGTTGCCGGGTGCCTTGATGATGATGACCTCTTTTGCCCGCATCATCATTGTATTGGCCATCCTCAGGCAGGCCCTGGGAACCCAAAACACACCCTCGAATCAGATCCTGATCGGATTGGCCCTGTTCCTCACGCTATTTATCATGATGCCCGTCTTCAACGAAGTGAATGAGGTGGCACTGCAACCCTATCTGGCGGAACAGATGGATACCACCCAGGCGTTACAGGCCGCCGCTGAACCGGTGAAGTCATTCATGATCGCGCAGACACGGGAGGATGATCTGGCACTGTTTGCGCGGATCGGTGATTTCAATGAGCTAGAAGAACCTGACGATGTACCATTCAGCCTCCTGCTTCCCTCATTTGCCACCAGCGAATTGAAGACCGGTTTCCAAATCGGCTTTCTGCTGTTTATACCGTTTCTGATCATCGACATTGTGGTAGCCAGTATCCTGATGTCGATGGGCATGATGATGTTGTCACCAATGATTATCTCCCTGCCGTTCAAAATCATGCTGTTTGTGTTGATCGATGGTTGGGCATTGGTGTTCGGTACCCTGGCGGCCAGTTTCCAACTCTAA
- the fliM gene encoding flagellar motor switch protein FliM, giving the protein MSANDLLSQEEIDALLHGVDNGDVATESDVVEAGGVNSYDFTSQDRIVRGRLPTLEMINERFARLFRTSLFNMLRRTADLSVSGIQMQKFSEFVHSLFVPTSLNMVRVPPLRGKGLFVIDPKLVFSVVDNYFGGSGRFHTKIEGRDFTPTENRVVQLLLNRAFEDLVVAWKPVFQVKFEYSGSEVNPQFANIVSPSEVVVVTSFHVDLESGGGDFHICMPYSMLEPIRELLDAGVQSDRGERDERWERSLKEEILAARIELSSQLADVQISVKQLAELKAGDILPFDMPEEVEVEAAEVPIFKAKLGVSDGNYALKINTWIHQNRQKGLHDYLEMEKQAVQAANEE; this is encoded by the coding sequence ATGAGCGCCAACGACTTACTTTCACAAGAAGAGATCGATGCCCTATTACACGGGGTCGATAATGGTGATGTCGCTACCGAATCGGACGTGGTCGAGGCCGGTGGTGTCAATTCCTATGACTTCACCAGTCAGGACCGTATCGTTCGGGGACGTCTGCCTACGCTGGAGATGATCAACGAACGCTTTGCACGCCTGTTCCGCACCAGTCTGTTTAACATGCTTCGCCGCACCGCTGATCTCTCCGTATCCGGTATCCAGATGCAGAAGTTCTCCGAGTTTGTGCATAGCCTGTTCGTGCCTACCAGCTTGAATATGGTCCGGGTGCCACCCTTGCGGGGGAAGGGGCTTTTCGTTATCGATCCCAAGTTGGTGTTCAGTGTGGTGGATAACTACTTTGGCGGATCTGGGAGATTCCATACCAAGATCGAAGGGCGTGACTTCACGCCTACGGAAAACAGGGTTGTTCAACTTCTTTTGAACCGCGCCTTTGAGGATTTGGTGGTAGCTTGGAAACCTGTCTTTCAGGTCAAATTCGAATACAGCGGTTCAGAGGTCAATCCTCAATTTGCCAACATCGTGAGTCCGTCCGAGGTGGTGGTTGTCACCTCATTTCATGTGGATCTGGAGAGTGGGGGAGGTGACTTTCATATCTGTATGCCTTACTCGATGCTGGAACCGATACGCGAGTTGCTTGATGCGGGTGTGCAGAGCGACCGTGGTGAAAGGGATGAACGTTGGGAACGTTCCCTCAAGGAGGAGATCCTGGCGGCGAGGATTGAACTTTCCAGCCAACTGGCGGATGTGCAGATTAGTGTCAAACAGCTGGCCGAGCTGAAAGCGGGAGACATTCTTCCCTTCGATATGCCGGAAGAGGTTGAGGTTGAAGCTGCCGAGGTCCCCATCTTCAAGGCCAAACTGGGTGTTTCCGATGGTAACTATGCCTTGAAGATCAATACTTGGATTCATCAGAATCGGCAAAAAGGACTGCACGATTATCTGGAAATGGAAAAACAAGCCGTGCAGGCCGCGAATGAAGAGTAA